The following are encoded together in the Ovis aries strain OAR_USU_Benz2616 breed Rambouillet chromosome X, ARS-UI_Ramb_v3.0, whole genome shotgun sequence genome:
- the EBP gene encoding 3-beta-hydroxysteroid-Delta(8),Delta(7)-isomerase, whose translation MTTNTSPTHPYWPRHLRLDNFVPNDCPTWHILAGLFSISGVLVVATWLLSGRAAVVPLGTWRRLSLCWFAVCGFIHLVIEGWFSLYHADLLGDQAILSQLWKEYAKGDSRYILSDNFMICMETVTAYLWGPLSLWVVIAFLRHQPFRFVLQLVVSVGQVYGDVLYFLTEYRDGFQHGELGHPLYFWFYFVFLNALWLVLPGLLILDSIKQLAHAQSILDAKAPKAKSKQN comes from the exons ATGACCACCAACACCAGCCCCACGCACCCCTACTGGCCTCGGCATCTGAGACTAGACAACTTTGTGCCTAATGACTGCCCCACCTGGCATATCCTGGCTGGCCTATTCTCCATCTCtggagtcttagttgtggccacATGGCTGTTGTCAGGGCGTGCTGCGGTCGTCCCACTGGGGACTTGGCGGAGACTGTCCCTGTGCTGGTTTGCAGTATGTGGGTTCATTCACTTGGTGATTGAGGGCTGGTTCAGCCTCTACCACGCGGACCTTCTCGGAGACCAAGCCATCTTATCTCAACTCT GGAAAGAGTATGCCAAGGGAGACAGCCGATACATCCT GAGTGATAACTTCATGATATGCATGGAGACTGTCACGGCTTACCTGTGGGGACCACTCAGCCTGTGGGTGGTGATTGCTTTTCTCCGCCATCAACCCTTCCGCTTTGTCCTACAGCTTGTGGTCTCTGTCG GTCAGGTATATGGAGATGTGCTCTATTTCCTGACAGAGTACCGTGATGGATTCCAGCACGGGGAGCTGGGCCACCCACTCTACTTCtggttttactttgttttcttgaaTGCCCTGTGGTTGGTGCTGCCCGGACTCCTCATACTGGATTCTATAAAGCAACTTGCTCATGCCCAGAGCATACTGGATGCCAAAGCCCCCAAAGCCAAGAGCAAGCAGAACTAA